The Arachis hypogaea cultivar Tifrunner chromosome 19, arahy.Tifrunner.gnm2.J5K5, whole genome shotgun sequence genome has a window encoding:
- the LOC140172976 gene encoding 2-alkenal reductase (NADP(+)-dependent)-like produces the protein MAEVKNKQVVLKDYATGFPKESDMDIVEGTISLNLPEGSNEVLLKNLYLSCDPYMQMLMSKIEGLEGFGTYSPGSPLTGYGVAKVLESGHPDYKKGDLVWGFTKWEEHSLVPSSQILFKIEHTDVPLSYYIGILGIPGMTAYAGFFEVGLPKKGDRVFVSAASGAVGQLVGQFAKFTGCYVVGSAGSKDKVDLLKNKLGFDDAFNYKEEPDLNAALKRYFPEGIDIYFENVGGKTLDAVLLNMRVHGRIVVCGMVSQYNLAQPDGVTNLANLIFKRIRIQGFGVADYYQLYPKFLEYVVPKIKEGKIVYVEDIVEGLEKAPPALIGLFSGRNVGKQVIVLARE, from the exons ATGGCGGAAGTGAAGAACAAGCAAGTGGTTCTGAAGGATTATGCAACTGGTTTCCCTAAGGAATCAGACATGGACATAGTTGAAGGCACCATCTCACTGAACCTTCCGGAAGGTTCCAACGAGGTCCTTCTCAAGAACCTCTACCTCTCATGTGATCCGTATATGCAAATGCTCATGAGCAAGATAGAAGGCCTCGAAGGCTTCGGTACATATTCCCCTGGCTCT CCATTAACTGGATATGGTGTGGCTAAAGTCCTGGAATCTGGACACCCAGATTACAAGAAGGGTGATTTGGTGTGGGGGTTTACTAAATGGGAGGAGCACAGTTTGGTCCCATCatctcaaattcttttcaaaatcgAGCACACCGATGTTCCACTTTCGTACTATATTGGAATTCTTG GTATTCCAGGAATGACTGCCTATGCTGGTTTCTTTGAAGTTGGACTTCCTAAGAAAGGAGACAGAGTGTTTGTTTCTGCAGCCTCTGGTGCAGTTGGTCAACTTGTTGGTCAATTTGCTAAATTCACCGGTTGTTATGTCGTTGGAAGTGCTGGAAGTAAAGACAAG GTGGATTTATTGAAGAATAAATTAGGATTTGACGATGCTTTTAACTACAAAGAAGAGCCAGACCTCAATGCTGCATTGAAAAG GTACTTCCCCGAAGGCATTGACATTTACTTTGAGAATGTTGGGGGGAAGACACTTGATGCCGTGCTGCTAAATATGAGAGTCCATGGCCGAATAGTCGTATGTGGAATGGTCTCGCAGTACAATCTTGCTCAACCTGATGGTGTAACAAATCTGGCGAATCTTATATTCAAACGGATTCGTATCCAAGGCTTTGGTGTTGCCGATTACTATCAGTTGTATCCCAAGTTCTTGGAGTACGTCGTGCCGAAAATCAAAGAAGGGAAGATTGTGTATGTAGAAGACATAGTCGAGGGCCTTGAAAAGGCTCCTCCGGCTTTGATTGGCCTTTTTAGTGGTCGCAATGTTGGAAAACAAGTGATTGTTCTTGCTCGTGAATGA
- the LOC140182144 gene encoding uncharacterized protein codes for MISGGFARGGLNKPSQKRHLKELYQVKNDEPDLLTISFTKEDRQGITPEHDDPVVITMILVNAHLHRTLVDQGSSADILFKLAFDKLGLEEKELKAYPDTLFGLGDAPIKPLGFIFLYTTFGRGLKSKTLSIEFIVVDITSAYNALISRTTLNWLGAVVSTPHLCMKFSTEEKIATIRGNQKLARKCYNENLNIRGKGKEVNVVEF; via the coding sequence ATGATATCGGGAGGATTCGCTAGAGGGGGGCTAAACAAGCCGTCTCAGAAGAGACATTTAAAAGAACTCTACCAAGTCAAGAATGATGAACCCGATCTCCTGACAATCTCCTTCACTAAAGAAGATAGACAGGGCATCACACCTGAGCACGACGACCCGGTAGTAATCACCATGATCCTTGTCAATGCTCACTtgcacagaaccctagtagatcaAGGCAGCTCAGCCGACATATTATTTAAGCTGGCATTCGATAAGCTGGGGTTGGAAGAAAAGGAATTAAAAGCCTATCCGGATACCCTCTTCGGGTTGGGAGATGCTCCTATTAAGCCACTGGGTTTCATTTTCCTATACACAACTTTTGGAAGGGGATTGAAGTCCAAAACCTTAAGCATCGAATTCATCGTCGTCGATATAACTTCAGCTTATAATGCCCTGATCAGTAGGACAACCTTAAATTGGTTAGGAGCAGTTGTCTCCACTCCCCATCTTTGCATGAAATTTTCTACAGAAGAAAAAATTGCTACCATTAGAGGAAATCAAAAGTTAGCAAGAAAATGTTATAATGAAAATTTGAACATACGAGGCAAAGGTAAAGAAGTCAATGTCGTTGAGTTCTGA